Genomic DNA from Enterococcus saccharolyticus subsp. saccharolyticus:
AAGTGATTCTTTATTTCTTCAACTTCTTCTGGGTGAACTCTTCTCTTGTTATTTACAATTACAATTTCATTATGGAGCGGTGCTTCTGTATAAATAACAGTAGTGTTACCAGCAGTAAAAACTTTGACTAATGAAGCATCAGTATTCTCAAGTTGTTGCTTTACTAATCGAGAGTGGCTATTCGTT
This window encodes:
- a CDS encoding DUF1827 family protein, whose amino-acid sequence is MKLVNVTNSHSRLVKQQLENTDASLVKVFTAGNTTVIYTEAPLHNEIVIVNNKRRVHPEEVEEIKNHFLAKIPSELYSEEDITILEDSEFIEISIPKALPVE